The segment ATGTCACCGAGGTCCTGCTGATATTTAAGAAAGCGATGAAATAAAAATGGCATCTAAAAAGAAAGAAATTCCGCAGAAAAAGGGAAATCCGCCGAAACGGAAATTCCCCGTCTTTCGCGTATTATTGTTTATCATACTCGGAGTGTCGGCGGTTATCGTCATATTCCCCTATTTCGCCTATCTCGCCTCGGAACTCATGTGGTGGAAAAGCGTCGGATATCTCAGCGTCCTCTTTAAATTCGCGCTGATCGGCGTCTTCGCGTTCGTCATGCCGTTCGTGTTCTCGTTCGCGGTGATGAATCTCTGGCTTCACGGGTTCCGCCGGCATAAGCCCGGCATGTTTATTACAATTATCATTTGGATCACATCAGTCGGCGCGGGGGTATGGGGTTTCCTCAATAAGGAGCTCTTCATCTGGAATTTCAATATCTCCACAACGATGGGCTTCGTCGACCCGGTATTCGGCCTCGACGCGTTTTTCTATATGTACCGTCTCCCGTTCATCCGTATGATACTCTGGATGTTCACCGTATTCCTTCTCATCATTTTTATCCTCGACCTCGTTATACAGACCAAGAAAGAGAAACCGCTATTCAATAAAGAGAACAAGCTCCAGTTCGGGCCGTCCCTCATCATCGGGTTCGTCGTCAATATCGTGAACTTCCTCGCCCTGCGCTTCATCCACCTGATGGAGACCCTCGTGCGTCAGCCCGAGGCTAAGATCGGGGTGGGGTACAAGACTGTAATGGGCTATTTCTTCGGGAACTATGTTTTCATGGGGGCGCTCGTCCTATTCTCAGTGCTCCTCATCATCCGCGCGGTCAAGGGCATCAGCCTCGTCCGCATCATGGTCTACGGCATCGTCGTCACGGGAGTTTACTTCCTCGGTACGATGGCATACCCGGAGATTATCGAGAACTATATGGTCAAGCCGAACCAACTGATGATGCAGAAGGAGTATATCCTCAACCGTATCCATTCCACCCGCGCGGCGTTCGGGATAGTGTTCGAACCGTACCCGGCGGGCTCCACCAATATCGCGGTCGTATCCGGCACTGTCGCGAAGATGCGCGTATGGGACGCCGAGCCGTACAAGAAGGTCATCAAGCAGCTCCAGGAAGTGAAGTCCTACTTCGACTTTTACGATGTGGATGTGGATAAATATGTGATCAGCAACCAGATTTACCAGGTGGTACTCGCCGCGCGCGAACTGAACCCGAATAATCTCCCGATCGACGCGGGCACATGGGATAATATCCACCTGCGCTATACCCACGGGTACGGGCTGACACTGTCGCCCGCGAATATCGTAAACCCCGAGGGCAAGCCCGTATTCTGGATCAGGGACCTCGAAAATATCGCGATGTTCTCGAACCTCGCGGTCGTCCGCCCGCAGATCTATTTCGGCGAACTCACCAGTAATTATATCATCGTCCGCACGCTCGCCGACGAATTCGAGTACTCTGCGGACACCAACCGGATCACTACCGTGTACTCCGAGGACAGGGGCGTCCCGATCGGGAACTATTTCGCCAAACTGGTCTACAGCAGCGTCTTTAACGAGAAAATGCTGTTCTGGACAAAGTATATCACCCCCGACTCACTCCTCCTCTATCACCGGGAGATCAACGAGCGCGTGCGGATCATCTTCCCGTACCTGAAATATGACGACGACCCGTATATCACCGTCGTCAACGGCAGGCTGTACTGGATTATGGACGCATACACCGTATCCGACCGTTTTCCCGTGGCGGAACGTTTCGATACGCCGCTCGGGAAAATTAACTATATCCGCAACTCGGTAAAAGTGGTCATCGACGCGTACACCGGGGATGTCTCCTACTATATAGTCGATCCGTCCGACCCGATCGCGCAGACCTACCTGTACCTTTTCCCGGAACTGTTCCGCACCGAAGCGCCGCCGGAGTTCGCCGCGCACTTCCGTTACCCGTCCACCCTGTTCGCTATCCAGTCGCAGGTGCTGTGCACCTACCATGTCGAACAGAACGAGAGTTTCTATAACGGCGAGGACGTGTGGAAGATCCCGGAGCAGATATACGGCGCGACCAATACGCTGTTCAAACCGTACTTCATCCTGAACCTTCTCGACGATCAGTACCGTTTCTCGCTCATCCAGCCGTTCACTCCCGTCGGGAAAGAGAACCTGTCGAGCTGGCTGATCGCGTACTACCAGAACGGGCCGAAGCTCGCGCTGAAGTATATCGAAAAAGCGTCCAGTTCGCTCGGGCCGTTGCAGGTCGAATCGCTTATCAACCAGAACGACGAGGTATCGCGGCTATTGACCCTGTGGGGGCAGAAGGGCTCGAAGGTATTCCGCGGCAATATCCAGTTCCTCCCGTTCGGTAAAAAAATCCTCTATCTCAAGCCGTTATTCCTCGAATCGGAGAGCACGAGTATCCCGCAGCTCGCGAAACTGATCGCCATCCTCGACGGGAAGGTTTATCTCGCGAACACGTTCGAGGACCTCATCGGGCAATTATTCCTGAGCGCCGGCGCGGATTTGAGCCAGATTCAGACGCTCCAGAAGTCCATTTCCGACGCATACCGTCTGTATCTTCAAATAGAAGAATATAGACTCGACGGAAACCTAAAAGCTTATCAGGAAACTGTCGATAAAT is part of the Brevinematales bacterium genome and harbors:
- a CDS encoding COG1615 family transporter, which encodes MASKKKEIPQKKGNPPKRKFPVFRVLLFIILGVSAVIVIFPYFAYLASELMWWKSVGYLSVLFKFALIGVFAFVMPFVFSFAVMNLWLHGFRRHKPGMFITIIIWITSVGAGVWGFLNKELFIWNFNISTTMGFVDPVFGLDAFFYMYRLPFIRMILWMFTVFLLIIFILDLVIQTKKEKPLFNKENKLQFGPSLIIGFVVNIVNFLALRFIHLMETLVRQPEAKIGVGYKTVMGYFFGNYVFMGALVLFSVLLIIRAVKGISLVRIMVYGIVVTGVYFLGTMAYPEIIENYMVKPNQLMMQKEYILNRIHSTRAAFGIVFEPYPAGSTNIAVVSGTVAKMRVWDAEPYKKVIKQLQEVKSYFDFYDVDVDKYVISNQIYQVVLAARELNPNNLPIDAGTWDNIHLRYTHGYGLTLSPANIVNPEGKPVFWIRDLENIAMFSNLAVVRPQIYFGELTSNYIIVRTLADEFEYSADTNRITTVYSEDRGVPIGNYFAKLVYSSVFNEKMLFWTKYITPDSLLLYHREINERVRIIFPYLKYDDDPYITVVNGRLYWIMDAYTVSDRFPVAERFDTPLGKINYIRNSVKVVIDAYTGDVSYYIVDPSDPIAQTYLYLFPELFRTEAPPEFAAHFRYPSTLFAIQSQVLCTYHVEQNESFYNGEDVWKIPEQIYGATNTLFKPYFILNLLDDQYRFSLIQPFTPVGKENLSSWLIAYYQNGPKLALKYIEKASSSLGPLQVESLINQNDEVSRLLTLWGQKGSKVFRGNIQFLPFGKKILYLKPLFLESESTSIPQLAKLIAILDGKVYLANTFEDLIGQLFLSAGADLSQIQTLQKSISDAYRLYLQIEEYRLDGNLKAYQETVDKLGEELKKSVNSFE